Within Bradymonas sediminis, the genomic segment TCATCGACCTGAGCAATGAGTCCGAAATCCTGAGCAAATTCAACGAGATCGGAAAAGTCGACGGCATCGTCAACCTGCTCGGCTACGGCCAAGACGCCGACACCGCCGACGCGATTCACCGCGCCGCGCGCCAGACCTACCACGTCGCCCGCGCCTGGCAGCAGCACCTGGGCCAGGCCCCCGGCGCCGACAACCTCTTCGTCTCCATCACCGGCATGGGCGGACGCCTGGGCTTCGATTCTTCCACGCGCCCGCTGCCGATGTGCGGCGCGATCTGCGGCCTGACCAAAGCGCTCGGCCGCGAGTGGAGCGACGCCGCGGTGCGCGTGGTCGACGTGGCGCGAGAGGGCTTCTATCCCGAGTTGGGACTGCAAATCCTGTCGCAGGTCCACGCCGACGCGCCGTCTTTGGAAGTCGGCCTTATCGGCGGGGTTCGCTATGTGCCGGTCATCGTCGACGCTGAGCTGCTCGGCGGCCACGGCTCCACCCAATCCTACGCGCCCAACAAAGATTCGGTGGTGCTGGTGATTGGCGGAGCACGCGGCATCACCGCCGAGGTCGCCCTCGACATGGCCAAGCGCTTCGGCCCCAAACTCGCCCTGGTCGGGCGCTCCAAGCTCACCCACCCGAACCCGCTCGAGATCGACCTGGCCGCCGAGAAGCGCCAGGCCCGCGCTCGCATTCAGGCCAGCGGCGAGCGCGTCACCCCGGTGCGCATTCGCCAGGAGTTGAAGCCGCTTAAATCGCAGATTGAGATCGCCCAGAATATCGCGCGCATGAAAAAAGCCGGCGCCCAGGCGGAGTATTTCTCCTGTGACGTCGCCGACCCGGCCAGCGTCGCGGTGCTGGTGGAGCGCGTCGCCTCGCGCTTCGGCAAGGTCGACGGCGTCATCCACGCCGCCGGCGTCGAAGAGAGCAAATTCCTGGCCGACAAGGACGCCGCGAGCTTCGACCGCGTCTTCTGCGGCAAGGCCGTCGGCGGGCTGAACCTGTGGCAGGCCGTTCGCGCCTATAACCCGAGCTTCTTCATCACCTTCTCCAGCGTCGCCGGCCGCTTCGGCAACGAGGGTCAGGTCGACTATAGCGCGGCCAACGAGGTGCTCAACAAACTCGTCGCCCAGATCAACGCCACCACCGACACCCGCGGCCTGAGCATCGACTGGACCGCCTGGGGCGACGTCGGCATGGCCACTCACGGCTCGATGAGCACCATTCTAGAAGCCCGCGGCGTCGAGTTTTTGCCGGTCGAGATCGGCGCGCCCATCGTCGGAAACGCCATGGAGCGCGGCCTCACCGGCGAGTATCTGGTGGCCGGCGCGCTGGGCGAGATGGCCGGCGAAGCCGCGCTTGAGCGCTCGGCGCTGACCGGCGAGGACGTCTTTGAGAGCGACCAATATATCTTCGCCGACCGGGTCACCGAGGTCGACGATAACCATATCGTCATCGAGCGCGTCTTCGACCCGGAGCGTGATTATTTCATCAACGACCACGTCTACCAGGGCGTCGCGCTGCTGCCGGGCGTGATGGGCTTTGAGTTTATGGTCGAGGCGGCGAGCCAATTCGTCCAGAATCACAACCTCTTCGCCAACACCAACTCGGGCGTCCTCGAGGTTAGCGACGTCAGCTTTGAGCACGCCATTAAATTCCACCACGGCGAAGCGCTCCGCGCCTTCGCCACGGCGACCGTGCACAGCCGCCACGACGCCCATATCGTGCTGGACGTAATCCTGGAGACCTCGCGCACCGCCAAGACCGGCCGTCGCCTGGACAAGCAGCATTTCTCGGCGCGCGTCACCATCGGCCAGGCCCAGACCCAGCGCCCCGAGCCCATGGTGCTCGACGCCAACGCCACCTACCAGGTCGGCCCGGACAAGCGCGAGATCTACCGCCGCTTCTTCCACACCGGCAGCTTCCAGGTGCTCGAAAAAGTGCCGCATATCGGCGAGTCGGTGGTCATCGGCTACGGGCGAAACCCCACCGGTCGACTGAGCGCGTCGCAGAACGGACACGTCTTCATCAGCGACCCGATGGTGCGCGAGATGGCGCTTCAAACCGCCGGCCTCTGGGGCATGAAGAATAACGGGCGCAGCTATCTTCCCATGGCCATCGGCCGCGCGATGCAATTCGGCGTCGCCCAACCCGGCGAGGAGATCTGCATCCGCTGCCGTCGCCGAAACGACGCCCAGGAGCACACCATCGCCTTTGACGTCGACATCCTGACCCAAAAAGGTGAGCTCCTGCAGATCATGGAGAACGTCCAGCTCATCGGGCACCGCCTGCTCAGCGAAGACGAGCAATTCGGCGAATTCCCGACGCGTCGCCTCAGCTCGCGCCGCTTCACCCTGCCCGAGGCTGAGCTGCTGCTGAGCGACCTGGGCCTGGACGCCGACGCCATCCTCACCGACGGCGAGCGGGCCGAATATGAGCGCTTCCGCAGCGACACCCGCAAGGCCGAATGGTTGGCCGCGCGCGTGGCCGCCAAGGACCTGATTCACTGCCACCTGCGCAACTTCTACGGCCTGAGCACGCCGCTCGGCGACGTGACCATCGCCAAAGACGCGCAAGGCGCGCCCTTTATCGAATTGCGCGGCGACTCCCAGCAGCAAATGGCCTCGACGCCGCTGCCGAGTCTCACGATTACGCACTCAAACGGCGTCGCCATCGCGGCCATCGCAGCCCCCGGCCCCAGCGGCCGCGCGGGCGTCGACCTCGAGGCCATCGAGGCGCGCGTCGAGGCCTTCGCCGATGACTATTTCTCGGCCGCCGAGCGCGCGCTGAAATTCCCCGAGAGCATCCACCTCGAGGATAGCGACCCCGAGTCGGCCCTTTTGTCGACCCTGTGGAGCATCAAAGAGGCGGTGAGCAAGGCGCTCGGCGCCGGGCTTCACCTCACGACCTCCGAGATTCAGGTCAGCGGCCTGCGCGTCGAAGACGGCTTTATCCGCGCGGCGGTCAACGTCAGCGGACGCGCCAAAGAGGCGCTCGTGAGCCTGAGCGGCGACGCAAACGCCACCGGCGAAGTGATGGAGGTGCGCGCACGTATCGACGCGAGCTTCGTCCTGGCGTATGCGTGGTTCGCGACGACCGGCACCGAAGTTTCATCCGCCCCCAGCGTCGAGCCAAAGCGCGTCGCCCCGGCGACGAGCCCCTCGCCGAAGGCAGCCGAGACCACCGCGCCGAAAAGCACGGACACGGACAGCAGCGTGCCGGACGACGCCTGGGTCAATATCGCCGCGGTCGCCGCGCTCCTCAAACACAAAGGCCTCCTCGGACGCCTGGAGAGCAGCGAGAGCAAAATCGAAAGTGAGAAAATTTCGCCCTGGAAACAATCATGATCTATCTCGTCGAAATCGAAGGCCATAAAGACCTGAAAGTCGCGCTCACCGAAACTCGCCGCGGCGTGTGGAAGGCGAGCGTGGACGGTCACGAAGGCGTTGAGTTGGAGTTCCGCGGGCGTGCCGAAAATGGCGCCTATATGATGGTGATCGGCGGGGAGACCCGCGAATTTCACCTGGACAAAAACTGCACCAAATACCTGATGGACGACGGCGAGCGGGTCTCGCGATTCCTGGTCGAGAACGCCGGCGAAGTCGTGCTTGAGCACGACCGCCAATTCGACACGGAGTGGGAATTTCCGGTCAACCGTCTCGACAGCACCATCACGGGCATCGTCCTTGAGATTCTGGTAAAACCCGGCGAGCAGGTCCAGGAAGGCCAGCCGGTGATTATTATTGAAGCCATGAAAATGGAGAACACGCTGAGCGCCCCGATGACCGCGAAGGTCGAATCGATCGGCGTCGAAGTCGGACAAACCGTCTACGCCGGCGATGAATTGGTAACTTTTTCATAAGTTACGTCGGGCGATCACTGTTTAATTTTCAAATGAGCGGGCCTTATGAATACGAATCAGACCTCAAACTCGCAGCAGCCACCCAAGGAAAACTCCTCGGCCAAGAACACCGCCGTCGACAGCCACACGGTTCAAACCGTCGCGCCGCAGACCGATGAGCGCACTGCGCTGGTCGAGGGACGCCGCAAGATCAGCGTCGCCCGCGCGCGCCTGGAGCGCCTCTTTGACGACGGCACCATGGAAGAGATCGGCGCCGAGGTGACCCACCGCGCCACCGACTTCGGCCTGGAAAAACGCCGCATCCCCGGCGACGGCGTCGTCACCGCTGCTGGGCTGGTCGACGGCCGCCCGGTCTACGCGTTCGCCCAGGACCGCACCGTTTTGGGCGGAAGCCTCGGCCAGGCCCACGCCCAAAAGATCGTGCGTCTCCAAGACCTCGCCCTGCGCGCCGGCGCCCCGCTCATCGCGGTCAACGACTCCGGCGGCGCGCGCATCCAAGAAGGCGTCGACGCCCTTGGCGGCTACGGCGAGATCTTTCGACGAAACGTCCAATCAAGCGGCGTGATCCCGCAGATCAGCATCATCGCCGGGCCGTGCGCCGGCGGCGCGGTCTACTCCCCCGCCCTGACCGATTTCGTCGGCATGGTCGAAGGCTCAAGCTTTATGTTTTTGACCGGCCCCAAGGTCGTCAAGACCGTGACCTTTGAGGACGTCACCGTCGAAGAGCTCGGCGGCGCCACCACCCACGCCTATAAGACTGGCGTGAGTCATTTCGCGTGGAAAAACGATCTCGAGGCCATCGATAACACCCGCAAATTGCTGAGCTATTTGCCCTCGAATAACCGCGAGAACCCGCCCTTTATTGAGCCCGAAGACGACGTCGAGCGCATGGACCCGAAATTCCACGACGTCGTGCCGAGCAACACCCGCCAGCCCTACGACGTGCGCAAACTCGTGGCCCTGGTCGCCGACAAAGATAGCTTTTTCGAGGTCCACGAAAATTGGGCCAAAAATATCGTCGTCGGCTTCGCGCGCCTGGGCGGCCACGTCATCGGCATCGTCGCCAACCAACCCCAGGAGATGGCCGGCGTGCTCGACATCGACGCCAGCCGCAAGGCCGCCCGCTTCATCCGCACCTGCAACGGCTACCATATCCCGATCGTCAGCCTCATCGACGTCCCCGGGTTTTTGCCCGGGCGCACCCAGGAGCACGCCGGCGTCATCGACCACGGCGCCAAGCTGCTCTACGCCTATTGCGAGGCGACCGTCCCGAAGCTGTCGGTCATCATCCGCAAATCCTACGGTGGCGCCTATATCGTCATGAGCTCCAAGCACGTCGGCGGCGACATCAACCTCGCCTGGCCCGACGCCGAGATCGCCGTCATGGGCGCCAAGGGCGCCGTCGAGGTCCTCAACCGGCGCGACATCGCCGCCGCCGACGACCCCGAGGCCAAACAAGAAGAGCTCATCCAGGCCTACGAGGACAAATTCCTCAACCCCAATATCGCCGCCCAACGCGGCTACCTCGACGCGGTCATCGAGCCCCACGAGACCCGCCGCAAGCTCTACCGCTACCTGCGCGTCATGCTGAACAAACGCGAGTGGATGCCGCCCAAGCGCCACGGGAATATCCCGACCTGATGGGTTTGTGATTCACGACGATACAGAACGGCGGCCCGAGCAGAATTGCTCGGGCCGCCGTTTTGTTTTGAATATATTCGCGAGCGACACATCTCTATTATTGTCGCCAGAGCGCGGCGCCGCCGGCGCGGGGCCTGGTTTGTGTTGCCTGGCTAGATTGGATATATAGTAACACGATCATAAAAATAATAAATGAATTCAACATGCTTAGAGGTTTGACCATGATATCGCCATGCTCGCAACGATGTCTCCTCGGGTTGCTTTTTGTGATTTGCGCCGCTCTCGGTGGCCTCCCTGGATGTGCTCTCGTAGATGCGTTTAACGGAGACTCCTCGGAATCCCGCGACGTGGGCGACGACGCCAGATCTAACCCCGACGACGTGGGCTCCAACCCAGGCGATGCTAACCATAACCCCGGCGACGCCAACCCCGGCGACGCCGGCACCAACCCCGATGACGCCGACGCCAACCCCAACCCCGGCGACGCCGATACCAACCCGGACGACACCGACCCCAACCCCGGCGACGATGGATATGCTGCTGTGAATTGCGGAGCCTATTATTGTTGCGCGCTCACCAACGCCGACTCGACGCTCGTGTGTTGGGGTGACGATCAGTTGCCAGAGGGGGACGCTCTTCCCGCAGAAGCGTTTGACGCGGTCGCCGTGGGAGCGTCCCACACCTGCGCGATTCGCCGCGAGGATTCAAAGGCGGTTTGCTGGGGAAAATACTCCGCAAATTCCAGCACAGCACGCCCATCACCGGATGTCGCCTATAGGGCCATTTCGTCGAGCAGGGGTTATTCCTGCGGCATCAATGACGATGATCACGTTGAATGTTGGGGCCCGTCATCAAGTCCGCCGAAACCACTCAGCGAAAAGGGGCGAACAAGCGGAAAACAATTTCTTAGCCTCTCCACGAATGAGGATCACGCTTGCGGAATCCTCGACGACAAGACGGTATTTTGCTGGGGGAATGAGAGTCCGGGACAACCGGAGTCCCCAACGAGTGATACTTTTACGGCCGTCGCGGCAGGTGTCGGGCACACCTGCGCGATTCGCGAGAGCGACTCGAAGATCGTGTGCTGGGGTTTTATTTTTAGTGAATCCGACGAGAAATTTAGCGCCGTTGTGGCGGGCGACGACTTCACCTGCGGAATTCGTGAAAACGACTCCCAAATCCACTGTTGGGAGGAATCTAGCTACAACATAACCCCACCGCCCTCCGTTAGGTTTAAGTCGCTCACCGCTGGCAGATCTCACGTGTGTGGGATCCGAGAGAGCGACTCGTCGGTGGAATGCTGGGGCACGAATACCTACGGGGACGTCACCCAAGGACCAGACTCCGCCCCCTAACCCTGGCCAGTTCCCCTCTACCGATCCACTGATATTCCCGCTGAGGCCGCGCTCGCGACACCTCAGCGGGAGCGCTTCCGCAAGCCCCCGCCGCACTCTTTCGAAAGCCAGCAGAATGATCGCCCCCAACGCGAATTGCGCCACACTTCTGAATTTTATATAGAGCCCCACGACTATTTTCGAATGGTATAAACCTGAGACTTTCGGCGCCCCAACTATGATCTCAAAAACCGAATTTGTTCGCGTTAATTGGCTAATCGCTATTGTGTGTATGGCCCTTTGTGGGCTCCCGGGCTGTGCATTGGTCGATGCACTCGGCGGAGACTCTGGCCAGAATAACACACCGCCAACTCACGACACCGTCAGCGACGCAGGCGAGGACGCCATCAGCGACGCCGGCGAGGACGCGATCAGCGAGGACGCGATCAGCGAGGACGCGATCAGCGATGCCGGCGAGGACGCGATCAGCGACGCCAGCGACGCCACGATCAGCGACGCCAGCGACGCCGGTGATGATGTCAGTGATGCTGCCAGCGACGCCGGTGACGACGCCGACAGTGGCGATTCGACGGATACCACCTCAGGCTGTCCCGCGGGTACCGCAAACCCCAACTGCGGAGCCTGCCAGGAGGGAACCTACTGCGCCGGCGAAGACGCCGCCCCGGTATCCTGTCAGACGCTCGACGCATGGGACCACGACAAAGACCCTGCCACGCCATGTCAGCCATGGACGGTGTGTCAACCAGGAGAAAGGGTCACCCGGGACGGCAGCTCGACCCACGATCGGGGCTGCTACAGTTGCACGATCGGATTCTATTCGACCCAGCAAAACCAAACCGAGTGCACCCGTTGGCGAAAATGTCCGCCCGGCGAGTATGTCACGCTGGCCGGAAGCACGACCAATGATCGAGAATGCGCGCCCTGCGCTATCGGCACCACGACGACCGCGCCCAATATCAACTATTGTGAGCCCACGACTCAGGGATACGCCTCCGTGTCCTGCGGCGCGCGCTATTGCTGCGCGATCGCCCATAGCGACTCCAAGCCCGTCTGCTGGGGCCTCGACCAGCTAGGGCCAGCAGAATCCCTTCCATCGTCCTCATTGAGCGAGGTCGCCGCCGGGTGGACCCACACATGCGCCCTTCGCACCAGTGACTCCCACGCGGTCTGCTGGGGAACCTCCAATTTTGGCGAGAATTCGCCCACCCCCGACGTGGCCTATCGCGCCATTTCGTCGGGTGAATTCTATAGCTGCGCCCTTCGCGCCGATACTTCGAGGGTGGAGTGCTGGGGCGATCAGGATTCCAGCGCGGTCTCGAAC encodes:
- a CDS encoding acetyl-CoA carboxylase biotin carboxyl carrier protein subunit — protein: MIYLVEIEGHKDLKVALTETRRGVWKASVDGHEGVELEFRGRAENGAYMMVIGGETREFHLDKNCTKYLMDDGERVSRFLVENAGEVVLEHDRQFDTEWEFPVNRLDSTITGIVLEILVKPGEQVQEGQPVIIIEAMKMENTLSAPMTAKVESIGVEVGQTVYAGDELVTFS
- a CDS encoding RCC1 domain-containing protein — translated: MGDDARSNPDDVGSNPGDANHNPGDANPGDAGTNPDDADANPNPGDADTNPDDTDPNPGDDGYAAVNCGAYYCCALTNADSTLVCWGDDQLPEGDALPAEAFDAVAVGASHTCAIRREDSKAVCWGKYSANSSTARPSPDVAYRAISSSRGYSCGINDDDHVECWGPSSSPPKPLSEKGRTSGKQFLSLSTNEDHACGILDDKTVFCWGNESPGQPESPTSDTFTAVAAGVGHTCAIRESDSKIVCWGFIFSESDEKFSAVVAGDDFTCGIRENDSQIHCWEESSYNITPPPSVRFKSLTAGRSHVCGIRESDSSVECWGTNTYGDVTQGPDSAP
- a CDS encoding acyl-CoA carboxylase subunit beta, which translates into the protein MNTNQTSNSQQPPKENSSAKNTAVDSHTVQTVAPQTDERTALVEGRRKISVARARLERLFDDGTMEEIGAEVTHRATDFGLEKRRIPGDGVVTAAGLVDGRPVYAFAQDRTVLGGSLGQAHAQKIVRLQDLALRAGAPLIAVNDSGGARIQEGVDALGGYGEIFRRNVQSSGVIPQISIIAGPCAGGAVYSPALTDFVGMVEGSSFMFLTGPKVVKTVTFEDVTVEELGGATTHAYKTGVSHFAWKNDLEAIDNTRKLLSYLPSNNRENPPFIEPEDDVERMDPKFHDVVPSNTRQPYDVRKLVALVADKDSFFEVHENWAKNIVVGFARLGGHVIGIVANQPQEMAGVLDIDASRKAARFIRTCNGYHIPIVSLIDVPGFLPGRTQEHAGVIDHGAKLLYAYCEATVPKLSVIIRKSYGGAYIVMSSKHVGGDINLAWPDAEIAVMGAKGAVEVLNRRDIAAADDPEAKQEELIQAYEDKFLNPNIAAQRGYLDAVIEPHETRRKLYRYLRVMLNKREWMPPKRHGNIPT